One genomic region from Spirochaetota bacterium encodes:
- a CDS encoding response regulator, whose translation MADQKLVYIIDDDPDILDSINAILSAEGFRVETALSGEEGLEKLKTIKPDLILCDMMMERIDAGTKVAQEIRKTNKSIPIYLLSSIGSATAMNIEVDKLGFDGVFQKPVAPSALISTVKKALHM comes from the coding sequence ATGGCTGATCAGAAACTGGTATATATCATTGACGACGATCCCGATATTCTCGACTCGATAAATGCGATACTTTCCGCGGAGGGATTCCGCGTGGAAACCGCGTTGAGCGGAGAAGAAGGACTCGAGAAGCTGAAAACCATAAAACCGGACCTTATCCTCTGCGACATGATGATGGAGAGGATCGACGCGGGCACCAAGGTCGCCCAGGAGATACGGAAGACCAACAAGTCGATACCGATCTACCTTCTCAGCAGTATCGGTTCCGCTACTGCCATGAATATCGAGGTCGATAAGCTTGGCTTTGACGGCGTGTTTCAGAAACCCGTTGCGCCCTCGGCGCTGATTTCCACGGTCAAGAAAGCGCTCCACATGTAA
- a CDS encoding DNA-3-methyladenine glycosylase I: MKKIQRCPWPTFDDPLYLKYHDEEWGVPVRDDRLIFEFLVLEAFQAGLSWRTVLHKRDNFRRAFNNFNFRKIARYGPGEIKRLMGDAGIVRNKAKIAAAVNNAARFIEVAAEFGSFSDYMWKWVGGTPMMHRFETLEDYRPFTGEAAAWAKDLKKRGFKFLGPTVIYAHMQATGMVNDHTIGCFRYREIKRLSAGFTA; the protein is encoded by the coding sequence ATGAAAAAAATTCAGCGGTGCCCCTGGCCCACGTTCGACGATCCCCTCTATTTGAAGTACCACGATGAAGAATGGGGCGTCCCGGTCCGTGACGACCGGCTCATCTTCGAGTTCCTGGTGCTGGAGGCCTTCCAGGCGGGTCTGTCCTGGCGCACCGTTCTTCACAAGCGGGATAATTTCCGCAGGGCCTTCAATAATTTCAATTTCAGGAAGATCGCGCGCTACGGCCCCGGGGAAATTAAAAGGCTCATGGGTGACGCGGGCATCGTACGCAACAAGGCCAAAATCGCGGCGGCCGTGAACAACGCGGCCCGTTTCATCGAGGTCGCCGCCGAGTTCGGCTCCTTCTCGGACTATATGTGGAAGTGGGTGGGCGGCACGCCCATGATGCACCGGTTCGAGACGCTTGAAGACTATCGGCCCTTTACCGGCGAGGCGGCCGCGTGGGCGAAGGATCTGAAAAAGCGCGGATTCAAGTTCCTGGGCCCCACGGTGATATACGCCCACATGCAGGCAACAGGCATGGTCAACGACCATACGATCGGGTGCTTTCGTTACCGGGAAATCAAGAGGCTGTCGGCTGGGTTCACGGCGTGA
- a CDS encoding DUF2889 domain-containing protein codes for MMIGFIASRIDAEHAGGRYAMGGLKELMGEKVHTRDISISTHVAGDDSIIIEGELVDRRLKEYFLFTGEKKFPGVLHHMIVRLHLEGPRLKILDVETEMPGIPRDECLEMRDCLKPIVGMTITAGFTGKVKELVGGVNGCFHVQTLLLALAPAAVQGYWSNRMRKRMDRDSIPKKDRAKFLPVNSCGVWREDGPLIAKVMKELEID; via the coding sequence ATGATGATCGGATTTATTGCCTCTCGTATCGACGCAGAACACGCAGGGGGCCGATACGCAATGGGCGGATTGAAAGAACTTATGGGCGAGAAGGTGCATACGCGCGACATCTCCATTTCGACGCACGTCGCCGGGGACGATTCGATCATTATCGAGGGGGAGCTCGTGGACCGCAGGCTGAAAGAATACTTCCTGTTCACCGGAGAAAAAAAATTTCCGGGCGTACTCCATCACATGATCGTGCGGCTGCATCTCGAGGGGCCGCGCCTGAAGATCCTCGACGTGGAAACCGAGATGCCCGGGATCCCCCGCGACGAATGCCTGGAAATGCGGGACTGCCTGAAGCCCATCGTGGGAATGACCATCACCGCCGGTTTTACCGGGAAGGTGAAGGAGCTCGTCGGGGGGGTGAACGGGTGCTTTCACGTGCAGACGCTTCTCCTCGCCCTGGCCCCCGCCGCGGTCCAGGGGTACTGGTCCAACCGCATGAGGAAGCGCATGGACAGGGACAGCATCCCCAAAAAGGACCGCGCGAAATTCCTGCCGGTAAACTCATGCGGCGTCTGGCGCGAGGACGGCCCCCTCATCGCGAAGGTCATGAAGGAGCTTGAAATAGACTGA
- the gcvT gene encoding glycine cleavage system aminomethyltransferase GcvT produces MKRTPLYEEHVKLGARMVDFAGWDLPVMYTSIIDEHAATRTAAGLFDVSHMGEILVKGAQAKTLLGRLIPTSMDRLIPGHCMYSCLCNERGGVVDDIFIFMIGEGDYYIVVNAATAEKDLAWINGHNETSAAVIDVSAETAKIDLQGPRAREIAARVLDDDTPAGLARFQFTHVTYGSSPMMVSHSGYTGEHGYEFFLPNANAVKLWTGILDAGRDLGLKPAGLGARDSLRLEAAYSLYGHEITDDISPIEAGIGWFVNSADDYIGKEILVAHKAGGAGRETVCIEIPGRGVPREGCAVYSGDDRLGTMTSAGFSPTLRKGIGLALVRRGTAQAGMDVQVEIRGARIPARVVRRPFYKFHD; encoded by the coding sequence ATGAAACGGACGCCGCTGTACGAAGAACACGTGAAACTCGGGGCCCGCATGGTCGATTTCGCGGGATGGGACCTGCCGGTCATGTACACCTCGATCATCGATGAACATGCCGCGACGCGCACCGCTGCGGGACTTTTCGACGTGTCCCACATGGGGGAGATACTCGTGAAGGGCGCCCAGGCGAAGACGCTCCTGGGGAGGCTCATTCCCACGAGCATGGACCGCCTGATCCCCGGGCACTGCATGTACAGCTGCCTGTGCAACGAGCGTGGCGGGGTGGTTGACGATATCTTTATTTTCATGATCGGCGAGGGCGACTACTATATCGTGGTAAACGCCGCGACCGCCGAAAAGGACCTTGCGTGGATCAACGGCCATAACGAAACCTCCGCCGCGGTCATCGACGTGTCGGCGGAAACGGCCAAGATCGACCTGCAGGGCCCGCGCGCGCGTGAAATCGCGGCGCGCGTGCTGGATGACGATACGCCGGCTGGGCTTGCCCGCTTCCAATTTACCCATGTAACCTACGGGTCGAGCCCCATGATGGTCTCCCACTCGGGCTACACCGGCGAGCACGGGTACGAGTTTTTCCTGCCGAACGCGAACGCGGTGAAATTGTGGACCGGGATTCTGGACGCGGGGCGCGACCTGGGTCTCAAACCCGCGGGGTTGGGCGCGCGCGACTCGCTCAGGCTTGAAGCGGCGTATTCCCTGTACGGGCACGAGATCACCGACGACATATCGCCTATAGAGGCGGGGATCGGCTGGTTCGTGAACTCCGCCGACGATTATATCGGAAAAGAAATCCTGGTTGCCCACAAGGCGGGCGGCGCCGGCAGGGAAACCGTCTGTATCGAGATACCCGGCAGGGGGGTGCCGCGCGAGGGATGCGCCGTGTACTCGGGGGACGACCGGCTGGGCACCATGACGAGCGCCGGCTTTTCCCCCACGCTACGCAAGGGGATTGGGCTCGCGCTCGTGCGCAGGGGAACCGCGCAGGCGGGTATGGATGTCCAGGTTGAAATTCGCGGCGCGAGGATTCCCGCGCGCGTCGTCCGCAGGCCGTTCTATAAGTTTCATGACTGA
- a CDS encoding TIGR00266 family protein has product MNHELLGKPDFPIVKIALAAGESVVAESGAMVAMSASVSIKTEARGGILQAAKRSLLGGESFFVNTFTAGGTPGEVYFAPATTGDLEHIALNATDLIMSRGAFVCSSPGVAVDSKWGGFKALFAGEGLFFLKVSGTGDVFFSSFGAIHKVAVSGEYIVDTGHIVAFEPSLSYRIDKVGGLKSLFLSGEGLVCRFSGTGTVWIQTRNQNSFAAWADQFRRVERSGSSDD; this is encoded by the coding sequence ATGAACCACGAACTACTCGGGAAACCCGATTTCCCCATAGTGAAGATCGCGCTCGCCGCGGGAGAATCCGTCGTCGCCGAATCCGGCGCCATGGTCGCGATGTCGGCGAGCGTTTCCATCAAGACCGAGGCGCGCGGCGGCATACTCCAGGCCGCCAAGCGATCGTTGCTGGGCGGCGAATCGTTTTTCGTGAATACCTTCACCGCGGGTGGAACCCCGGGAGAGGTCTACTTCGCGCCCGCGACCACCGGCGATCTGGAACATATCGCGCTGAATGCCACGGACCTCATCATGTCGCGCGGCGCCTTCGTATGCTCGAGCCCGGGAGTCGCCGTCGACAGCAAGTGGGGCGGCTTCAAGGCGCTCTTCGCGGGGGAGGGGCTTTTCTTCCTTAAAGTCTCCGGCACGGGGGACGTATTTTTCTCGAGCTTCGGGGCCATCCACAAGGTCGCGGTAAGCGGGGAATACATCGTCGACACGGGTCATATCGTGGCCTTCGAGCCCTCATTAAGCTACCGGATCGACAAGGTGGGCGGCCTCAAGTCGCTTTTCCTGTCCGGGGAGGGCTTGGTGTGCCGGTTCAGCGGCACGGGAACGGTCTGGATACAGACGCGCAACCAGAATTCCTTCGCGGCGTGGGCCGACCAGTTCAGGCGGGTTGAGCGCAGCGGTTCGAGCGACGACTGA
- a CDS encoding 2Fe-2S iron-sulfur cluster binding domain-containing protein, with protein MSDIQFTIDGKECTAGKGQTIVDAARENGVYIPTLCNYQGMKPAGTCRMCTVKVGGRTMAACTTPAAPGMVVESNTPEIEDMRKAIVEMLFVEGNHMCPTCEKSGNCELQALGYRYTMMVPRFPYLWPVRDVDASSPKIYLDRNRCVQCLRCVRGIVTADGKHVFGLVKRGNKTIIDIDGELAAGLSEEQAKKAMDQCPVGAILRKEVGFTVPIGKRKYDTKPIGSSL; from the coding sequence ATGAGCGATATACAATTCACGATAGACGGCAAGGAATGTACGGCCGGCAAAGGCCAGACAATAGTCGATGCCGCCAGGGAAAACGGCGTATACATCCCGACGCTGTGCAATTACCAGGGGATGAAGCCCGCGGGTACGTGCAGGATGTGCACCGTCAAGGTTGGCGGCCGCACCATGGCGGCATGCACGACGCCCGCCGCCCCCGGCATGGTCGTTGAAAGCAATACCCCGGAGATCGAGGATATGCGCAAGGCGATCGTCGAGATGCTTTTTGTCGAGGGTAATCACATGTGTCCCACGTGCGAAAAGAGCGGCAACTGCGAGCTCCAGGCGCTGGGATACCGGTATACGATGATGGTGCCGCGCTTTCCGTACCTGTGGCCCGTACGCGACGTCGACGCGTCCTCACCCAAGATATACCTGGACCGGAACCGCTGCGTTCAGTGTCTCAGGTGCGTCCGCGGTATCGTGACGGCGGACGGGAAGCATGTATTCGGGCTCGTGAAGCGCGGTAACAAGACGATCATCGATATCGACGGCGAGCTCGCCGCGGGTCTTTCCGAGGAACAGGCGAAGAAGGCGATGGACCAGTGCCCGGTAGGGGCCATCCTCAGGAAAGAAGTCGGATTCACCGTGCCTATCGGCAAGCGCAAGTATGATACGAAGCCGATCGGCAGCAGCCTGTAG
- a CDS encoding hydrogenase maturation protease yields the protein MSIRTLVYGYGNPGREDDGLGVELARRVEEAGIPGVACDSNYQLNVEDALEIAEYDAVVFADASVSCAEPFTFNGLEPAHEISFTTHAMLPGSVLALCEDLYGKKPSSFILGIRGYSWEQREGLSAQAVSNLEKAFDFLLPLLRESAVRALEGKSAAYAHCSD from the coding sequence ATGTCGATTCGCACGCTTGTATACGGCTACGGGAATCCCGGACGGGAGGACGACGGACTCGGCGTGGAGCTTGCGCGACGCGTCGAGGAAGCCGGAATTCCCGGGGTCGCGTGCGACAGCAACTACCAGCTCAACGTCGAGGATGCGCTCGAAATCGCCGAATACGACGCGGTCGTTTTCGCCGATGCGTCCGTATCCTGTGCGGAGCCTTTTACATTCAACGGGCTGGAGCCTGCGCATGAAATAAGCTTTACGACCCACGCCATGCTGCCCGGGTCGGTGCTTGCCTTGTGCGAGGACCTGTACGGAAAAAAGCCGTCGTCGTTCATCCTTGGTATCCGCGGATATTCGTGGGAGCAGCGGGAAGGACTGAGCGCGCAGGCCGTGAGCAATCTCGAAAAAGCGTTTGACTTTCTGCTTCCGCTCCTTCGAGAATCTGCGGTGCGGGCGCTCGAAGGGAAATCCGCCGCATACGCGCATTGCAGCGATTGA
- a CDS encoding MATE family efflux transporter has translation MIARLFNKPGISRGELLVHLRNSWAMSWPMIFIMFFDFLINLTDVYIAGRLGKEVQASVGFVSQVYFIFIVVANALTVGTVSTISKLSTSGDENALRTTVYSVLTSTIVSGFFLSIGGFLLSGPVISTLGVPQAVKEFGIPLVEVYACGLVFHYFLITTNGILRAHRMVKQSMITMACVCGINLALNFTLVFNTPLGFRGIALSTALSYLAGALINAIHVKKLFTGARRFSIEIVRKVARIGWPAGMVQVMWQLGSAVLFIILSKLPENNIEVLAAFTNGLRIEAAIFLPAFAFNMANAVVVGNLIGAGRKADAFRGGMTTAAIGVGIITVLTAIVVLQARSFSSFLSGNETVIGESVRYLYISMASEPFMAWAVITGGALSGAGDTRGIMKIVVFSQWAVRLPMAYLLGIVAGLGPVAVWWSMNASIFVHFVLITRRYLRGKWVDYA, from the coding sequence ATGATAGCGCGACTGTTTAATAAGCCGGGTATATCCCGGGGAGAGCTTCTCGTTCACCTGAGGAACAGTTGGGCCATGTCCTGGCCCATGATCTTCATCATGTTCTTCGACTTCCTGATCAACCTCACGGACGTATATATCGCCGGCCGGCTGGGCAAGGAGGTCCAGGCGTCGGTGGGATTCGTGTCGCAGGTCTACTTTATATTCATCGTCGTCGCGAACGCCCTGACGGTGGGGACCGTATCCACGATCTCGAAGCTCTCCACCTCGGGCGACGAGAACGCGCTGCGCACCACGGTGTACTCGGTCCTGACCTCAACGATCGTTTCCGGGTTTTTCCTGTCGATCGGCGGCTTCCTGCTTTCGGGGCCGGTGATTTCGACGCTCGGGGTGCCCCAGGCGGTAAAGGAATTCGGCATCCCGCTCGTCGAGGTATACGCCTGCGGTCTGGTCTTTCACTATTTCCTCATCACGACAAACGGGATACTGCGCGCCCACCGCATGGTGAAACAATCCATGATCACCATGGCATGCGTCTGCGGCATCAACCTCGCCCTCAATTTCACGCTCGTGTTCAATACCCCCCTGGGATTCAGGGGTATCGCGCTTTCTACGGCCCTGAGCTACCTGGCCGGCGCTCTCATTAATGCGATTCATGTTAAAAAGTTATTTACGGGAGCGCGAAGGTTTTCTATTGAAATTGTAAGGAAGGTCGCGCGCATCGGCTGGCCGGCGGGAATGGTGCAGGTGATGTGGCAGCTCGGATCGGCGGTGCTTTTCATCATACTGTCGAAATTGCCGGAAAACAATATCGAGGTACTCGCTGCGTTCACGAACGGGCTCAGGATCGAGGCGGCAATCTTCCTGCCCGCGTTCGCCTTCAACATGGCCAATGCCGTGGTGGTCGGGAACCTGATCGGCGCGGGGCGCAAGGCGGACGCGTTCAGGGGAGGCATGACGACCGCGGCTATCGGGGTGGGTATCATTACCGTGCTCACCGCCATCGTGGTGCTCCAGGCGCGGTCATTCTCGTCCTTTCTCTCGGGCAACGAGACGGTGATCGGGGAAAGCGTGCGCTACTTGTACATCAGCATGGCGAGCGAACCGTTCATGGCCTGGGCCGTGATCACCGGCGGGGCGCTGAGCGGCGCGGGCGACACGCGCGGCATCATGAAAATAGTCGTCTTCAGCCAGTGGGCCGTGAGGCTCCCGATGGCGTATCTGCTGGGCATCGTCGCGGGGCTGGGCCCCGTCGCGGTGTGGTGGTCGATGAACGCTTCGATATTCGTTCATTTCGTCCTGATTACACGTCGTTATCTTCGCGGAAAATGGGTGGACTATGCGTAA
- the gcvH gene encoding glycine cleavage system protein GcvH, protein MSTIPEELKYTKEHEWLRMDGDFIAVCGITDHAQEMLTDIVFVELPEKGLDLEKGEQAAVVESVKAVSNIYAPVSGKVIEVNTILEDSPELVNSDPYGEGWIFKLEIKGAAELDDLLNADDYAAHVEAEK, encoded by the coding sequence ATGAGCACAATACCCGAGGAACTGAAATACACAAAAGAGCACGAATGGCTGCGGATGGACGGCGATTTTATCGCCGTATGCGGGATCACCGACCATGCGCAGGAAATGCTCACCGATATCGTGTTCGTCGAGCTCCCGGAGAAGGGACTCGATCTTGAAAAAGGGGAACAGGCCGCGGTGGTCGAATCGGTAAAGGCTGTGTCCAACATTTACGCCCCCGTTTCGGGAAAGGTGATCGAGGTGAACACGATCCTCGAGGATTCGCCGGAACTGGTGAACAGCGATCCCTACGGCGAAGGCTGGATATTCAAATTGGAAATAAAGGGCGCGGCCGAGCTCGACGACCTTCTGAACGCCGACGACTATGCCGCCCACGTGGAAGCGGAGAAATAA
- a CDS encoding Ni/Fe hydrogenase subunit alpha, translated as MGRKITIEPVTRVEGHGKVTIQLDPQGNVTDSRLHIVEFRGFERFVQGRPFWEAPVLVQRLCGICPVSHHLAAAKAVDVIVGAGTGDGLTPTGEKMRRLMHYGQMFQSHALHFFHLVSPDLLFGVDADPAIRNVIGVAIHHKDLAVQGVMMRKFGQEIIRATAGKKIHGTGAIPGGVNKCLTVQERDEFLKGPDPLNVEKMLAWAQGVLEFFKGYHAKNAAFIDNYAVFPSNHLSLVRKDGALDLYHGVLRAVDTDGKKILNDVDYQDYLQYIGEEVKSWSYMKFPYLKSIGKKDGWYTVGPLARLNTCDFIPTPLAQKEFEAYKAYTKGKPNNMSMHMHYARLIELLHSIEMIRDLLNDPDLLKDDLVKKGARQSEGVGLIEAPRGTLFHHYRVNENDQITMANLIVSTTNNNEPMNRAVNQVAMKNISGQKEVSEGMLNMVEVAIRAYDPCLSCATHALGKMPLELEMVDERGAVIGTLRK; from the coding sequence ATGGGTAGAAAAATTACGATAGAACCGGTAACCAGGGTCGAAGGGCACGGAAAGGTCACCATCCAGCTCGATCCCCAGGGGAACGTGACCGATTCCCGGCTTCATATAGTCGAGTTCCGCGGTTTTGAGCGATTCGTCCAGGGCAGGCCCTTCTGGGAAGCCCCGGTGCTGGTGCAGCGACTGTGCGGAATATGCCCGGTCAGTCACCACCTCGCCGCGGCGAAGGCTGTCGACGTGATCGTGGGAGCGGGGACCGGCGACGGCCTTACCCCCACGGGCGAAAAAATGCGCCGTCTCATGCATTACGGCCAGATGTTCCAGTCGCACGCGCTGCACTTCTTTCACCTCGTGTCGCCCGACCTCCTGTTCGGCGTGGACGCTGACCCCGCGATACGCAACGTGATCGGCGTGGCGATTCATCATAAAGATCTGGCTGTCCAGGGCGTGATGATGCGCAAATTCGGGCAGGAGATTATCCGCGCCACCGCGGGGAAAAAGATTCATGGAACCGGCGCCATCCCCGGGGGGGTGAACAAGTGCCTCACCGTTCAGGAGCGCGACGAGTTCCTCAAGGGCCCCGATCCGCTGAACGTCGAGAAGATGCTCGCATGGGCGCAGGGGGTGCTGGAGTTTTTCAAGGGATACCACGCGAAAAACGCCGCGTTCATCGATAACTACGCGGTATTTCCCTCCAATCACCTGAGCCTGGTGCGCAAGGACGGCGCGCTCGACCTGTATCACGGCGTGCTGCGCGCGGTGGATACGGACGGGAAAAAGATCCTGAACGACGTCGATTACCAGGATTATCTCCAGTACATCGGCGAAGAGGTGAAGTCGTGGAGCTACATGAAGTTCCCCTACCTCAAGTCCATCGGGAAAAAGGACGGGTGGTACACGGTGGGGCCGCTCGCGCGTCTCAATACCTGCGATTTCATTCCGACCCCGCTCGCCCAGAAGGAGTTCGAGGCATACAAGGCGTACACGAAGGGCAAGCCCAACAATATGTCCATGCACATGCACTACGCGCGCCTTATCGAGCTCCTGCACTCCATAGAGATGATACGGGACCTGTTGAACGATCCCGATCTTCTTAAAGACGATCTCGTTAAGAAGGGAGCGCGGCAGAGCGAAGGCGTGGGGCTCATCGAGGCGCCGCGCGGAACGCTCTTCCACCATTACCGCGTAAACGAGAACGACCAGATCACGATGGCCAATCTCATAGTCTCCACTACCAACAATAACGAGCCCATGAACAGGGCGGTGAATCAGGTCGCGATGAAGAACATCAGCGGGCAAAAGGAGGTGAGCGAGGGCATGCTCAACATGGTCGAGGTGGCGATACGCGCCTACGATCCGTGTCTCTCCTGCGCCACGCACGCGCTCGGCAAGATGCCGCTCGAGCTCGAGATGGTCGATGAACGCGGCGCCGTAATCGGGACGCTGAGGAAGTAG
- a CDS encoding DUF2156 domain-containing protein: MRKEKLSIEHRQALYGKLKDLGLSISEYSFANLFLFRDAHDYEVIFDDQLFVAGKTYAGEAFLLPVFDVRTADIDYLKKMMGSGAMLFPIAEECIGAFDEKDFLLDYHEDDMDYVFTVEKISTYPGKKLHGKRNLLEQFLTAYDHEKFAIDKERRADALAILDRWQKESGMPEQETDYRACREALERQDDLLLCGGIYYVFGEPAGFILGEAINEDMFALHFAKGLTHFKGIYQFMYNSCAGVLGLHYKFLNFEQDLGKIALRRAKSSYHPDLMLKKYRVRLR; the protein is encoded by the coding sequence ATGCGTAAAGAAAAGCTCTCGATCGAGCACCGGCAGGCGCTGTACGGAAAGTTGAAGGACCTTGGCCTGTCGATTTCCGAATACAGCTTCGCCAACCTTTTCCTGTTCAGGGACGCGCACGACTACGAGGTCATATTCGACGATCAGCTTTTCGTCGCCGGCAAGACCTATGCGGGCGAGGCATTCCTGCTTCCCGTGTTCGACGTGCGGACGGCGGATATCGACTATCTAAAGAAGATGATGGGTTCGGGCGCAATGCTCTTCCCCATCGCCGAGGAGTGCATCGGCGCCTTCGACGAGAAGGATTTCCTCCTCGATTACCACGAGGACGACATGGATTACGTGTTCACCGTGGAGAAGATATCGACCTACCCGGGGAAAAAGCTTCACGGGAAACGCAACCTGCTCGAGCAGTTTCTCACCGCCTACGACCATGAAAAGTTCGCCATAGACAAGGAAAGGAGGGCCGATGCGCTGGCCATCCTCGATCGATGGCAGAAGGAATCGGGAATGCCGGAACAGGAAACGGACTACCGCGCGTGCCGGGAGGCGCTGGAGAGACAGGACGATCTTCTTCTCTGCGGCGGAATTTATTATGTTTTCGGGGAGCCGGCCGGTTTCATCCTGGGCGAGGCGATCAACGAGGACATGTTCGCGCTCCATTTCGCGAAGGGTCTCACGCATTTCAAGGGGATATACCAGTTCATGTACAACAGCTGCGCGGGGGTGCTCGGACTGCATTATAAATTTCTCAACTTCGAACAGGACCTGGGAAAGATCGCGCTGCGCAGGGCAAAGTCCTCGTACCATCCCGATCTCATGCTGAAAAAGTACCGGGTGCGGCTGCGCTGA
- a CDS encoding NADP oxidoreductase codes for MMSKPIVATASLAGCFGCHMSILDIDERILTLIDLVEFHKSPIDDIKTFSKMCDIGIIEGGCCNSENVENLRSFRKNCKVLISMGECAIMGGLPAMRNGIPVRECLEEAYLNSPTVDDKIIPNDDELPMILDRVYPLHEIVKIDYFLPGCPPRADLIWGALVALLENKPLNLPYEVVKFD; via the coding sequence GTGATGAGCAAACCAATAGTCGCAACGGCATCGCTGGCAGGCTGCTTCGGCTGTCACATGTCCATTCTGGATATAGACGAAAGGATTTTAACGCTGATAGACCTGGTTGAATTCCACAAATCGCCTATCGATGACATCAAGACATTTTCGAAGATGTGCGATATCGGCATCATCGAGGGCGGTTGCTGCAACAGCGAAAACGTGGAAAACCTGCGCTCGTTCAGGAAGAATTGCAAGGTCCTGATATCTATGGGCGAATGCGCCATCATGGGCGGGCTGCCCGCGATGCGTAACGGCATACCGGTACGGGAATGTCTCGAGGAGGCATACCTGAATTCGCCCACGGTGGACGACAAGATCATCCCCAACGACGATGAGCTGCCCATGATCCTGGACAGGGTTTATCCGTTACACGAGATCGTGAAGATAGACTACTTTCTCCCCGGCTGTCCGCCCCGCGCGGACCTTATATGGGGGGCGCTCGTGGCCCTGCTCGAGAACAAGCCGCTCAACCTGCCGTACGAAGTCGTCAAGTTCGATTAA
- a CDS encoding radical SAM protein: MRIALVIPPVKDLYFTPQRASFLGVHTIARLLEERGIEHRVFSGVRTRGRPVPVPDEVSYLAEYLGREGFFTGYKRFGITAELLARQVVEYAPDMAFVSCFAYGYAEEAIEVIDALKAQFPGMLVVAGGPGVTAYPDYFLRHSRVDVVAPGSAEQSIGPLILDPYSAPGARFRKSGGDIAANPFAPDDTSFKPVTTLMRESHDTMYYSAMLSRGCPRRCSFCSVRLSFPHYGWARGADILSMIGRIPRTGKRVHVNFEDDNLLEEFERFAEVLAALDLHTGGNFSFSMENGARYALLDPDRIRALMRYRITQLNLPLVTRDERLRIAAGRPAPYADFTAIAAECTRAGIPVVAYLIAGLPGEGAESVREGIEFLNGLRVLVGISPFYPVPGIAGYEDPRAFDGIPPRRCTGMSFFPWHDIGTAAMVGLFRLARRANLGVHD, translated from the coding sequence ATGCGCATCGCGCTCGTCATCCCCCCGGTGAAGGACCTGTATTTCACGCCCCAGCGCGCGTCCTTCCTGGGGGTGCATACGATCGCGCGTTTGCTGGAAGAGCGCGGGATCGAGCACCGGGTTTTCAGCGGCGTGCGCACGAGGGGACGCCCGGTCCCCGTGCCTGACGAAGTCTCCTACTTGGCGGAATATCTGGGCCGCGAAGGTTTTTTCACGGGCTATAAGAGGTTCGGCATTACGGCCGAGCTCCTTGCCCGGCAGGTGGTCGAATACGCCCCTGACATGGCATTCGTTTCCTGCTTCGCCTATGGGTACGCGGAGGAGGCGATTGAGGTCATCGATGCGCTCAAGGCGCAGTTCCCCGGAATGCTCGTCGTTGCAGGGGGCCCCGGGGTTACCGCGTATCCGGATTACTTTCTTCGCCACTCCCGGGTCGACGTCGTCGCGCCGGGATCCGCAGAACAGAGTATCGGCCCCCTGATCCTCGACCCGTATTCGGCACCGGGCGCTCGTTTCCGGAAAAGCGGCGGAGATATCGCGGCGAACCCGTTCGCGCCGGACGACACATCGTTCAAACCGGTAACGACGCTCATGCGGGAATCGCACGATACGATGTACTATTCCGCGATGCTCTCCCGCGGCTGTCCCCGAAGGTGCTCGTTCTGCTCGGTGAGGCTCTCCTTCCCGCACTACGGCTGGGCGCGGGGGGCCGATATACTGTCGATGATCGGGCGCATTCCGCGCACGGGAAAGCGCGTGCACGTCAACTTCGAGGACGATAATCTCCTGGAGGAATTCGAGCGCTTCGCGGAGGTGCTCGCCGCCCTGGATCTTCACACCGGGGGTAACTTCAGCTTTTCCATGGAGAACGGGGCCCGGTACGCGCTCCTGGACCCGGATCGCATCCGCGCGCTCATGCGCTATCGCATAACGCAATTGAATCTCCCCCTGGTGACCCGCGACGAACGCCTCCGGATCGCCGCCGGACGTCCCGCCCCGTACGCCGATTTCACCGCGATTGCCGCCGAATGCACGCGCGCGGGAATTCCCGTAGTCGCCTACCTGATCGCCGGGCTCCCCGGCGAAGGGGCTGAATCGGTACGGGAGGGAATCGAGTTCCTGAATGGCCTGCGCGTACTCGTCGGCATATCCCCGTTTTACCCGGTACCGGGCATCGCCGGATACGAAGACCCCCGGGCATTCGACGGAATCCCGCCGCGCAGGTGCACCGGGATGTCATTTTTTCCCTGGCACGATATCGGTACCGCCGCAATGGTCGGGCTCTTTCGTCTGGCACGTCGCGCAAACCTGGGCGTGCACGATTAA